One window of uncultured Methanobrevibacter sp. genomic DNA carries:
- a CDS encoding cysteine peptidase family C39 domain-containing protein — translation MNSLQFPKKTVKITINNKVYTKRTNSEGIIVFKPKLGTGTLKITVEFGGTTYVGESSAQKQVKGIKGNPRNPFISKISLRNGVPNVDYMFGSYVMADGDMKYSLTKAQYKAVIKRDSYCLYLNNKLSKYTVFKSKAEPKLSHIIKREKWNVIERAINTKIVKKNKNGYWPGTITVSLKGKSYTYPEVRDVQNTGYTCGPTASSMCTQVLRNYYCEKYLAQNGDATPSEGSSTKGLKRALEKFNFKCSIYYKSSFNKALKQLKKGGSALVFHTWGHFVSILDISNDGKKILVGNPSGDYDYGSHDIPTKWLTVSYMKKRFNNYDTSGLIVKLKYNLKKATKKNVNNFYYSMGTKWSRQNTNERLVQIQANFY, via the coding sequence ATGAACAGTCTGCAATTTCCAAAAAAAACTGTAAAAATTACCATCAACAACAAGGTGTATACCAAAAGGACAAATTCAGAGGGAATTATAGTCTTTAAACCGAAACTGGGAACCGGAACCCTTAAGATAACTGTTGAATTTGGTGGAACAACATATGTTGGCGAATCTTCAGCTCAAAAACAGGTTAAGGGAATTAAAGGCAATCCTAGAAACCCTTTCATATCAAAGATTTCATTAAGGAATGGTGTTCCCAATGTGGATTATATGTTCGGAAGTTATGTGATGGCTGATGGTGATATGAAATATTCCCTGACCAAAGCCCAATATAAGGCAGTCATTAAAAGGGACAGCTACTGTCTGTATTTGAACAATAAATTAAGCAAATACACAGTTTTCAAATCAAAGGCCGAACCGAAACTTAGCCATATCATCAAAAGGGAAAAGTGGAATGTGATTGAAAGGGCCATCAACACCAAGATTGTTAAGAAAAACAAGAATGGCTATTGGCCGGGTACAATCACCGTTTCTCTAAAGGGAAAATCATACACCTATCCTGAGGTGAGGGATGTGCAGAATACCGGTTACACCTGCGGACCTACAGCAAGCAGCATGTGCACACAGGTTTTAAGAAACTATTACTGTGAAAAGTATCTTGCCCAGAATGGGGATGCAACTCCTTCCGAAGGATCCAGTACCAAAGGCCTTAAAAGGGCTTTGGAAAAGTTTAATTTCAAATGCAGCATCTATTATAAAAGCTCATTCAATAAAGCCTTAAAACAGCTTAAGAAAGGTGGCAGCGCTTTGGTGTTCCATACATGGGGACATTTCGTATCCATTCTGGATATCAGTAATGACGGCAAGAAGATACTGGTTGGAAATCCTTCAGGAGACTATGATTATGGAAGTCATGACATTCCAACAAAATGGTTGACTGTCAGTTATATGAAAAAGCGTTTCAATAACTATGACACCTCAGGTCTGATTGTCAAATTGAAGTATAACCTGAAAAAGGCCACCAAAAAGAATGTCAATAATTTCTATTACAGTATGGGAACCAAATGGTCTCGTCAAAATACCAATGAGAGATTGGTTCAAATTCAGGCCAATTTCTATTGA
- the uvrA gene encoding excinuclease ABC subunit UvrA, protein MANDDKKQIVIKGAREHNLQDIDVSVPRDEFIVITGLSGSGKSSLAFDTIYAEGQRRYVESLSAYARQFLGQMKKPEMESIEGLSPAISIDQKTTRENPRSTVGTITEIYDYLRLLFARIGIPHCPNCGREISHQTLGQIGDAIIEEGEGVKIQILAPIVRDKKGQFKDVLEDLRNKGFVRVRVDGEIRDLDEDISLAKTYRHDIDVIVDRLKIRKNVDFKRRLVDSLETASELTEGLITVLFDNGEEYEKKYSEHFACVHCGINFEELTPRMFSFNAPQGACPECNGIGSKMEIDPDLVVPDKSLSLSEGAIVPWASSAKRENYYFQMLDAVSKHFKFSMDTPFEELSKEHQEILLFGCNEKIPFNFKRRNKSYMVNRKFEGVVPRMQRLYFETKSSYSRKYLSRFMSDRKCHVCDGKRLKPEVLAVTVGGKSIIDVCDMAIKDSYQFFQDLELTERENFIAKEVLKEIKERLSFLVEVGLDYLSMSRASGTLSGGEAQRIRLATQIGSGLVGVLYILDEPSIGLHQRDNIKLIEALKRLKDLGNTLVVVEHDEETILSADHVVDIGPGAGEHGGKVVAQGTPLDIMNNPDSITGQYISRALKIDIPKERRPGNGKFIKIIGAEQNNLKDIDVEIPLGKFTCVTGVSGSGKSSLINEILYKGAHGKLSRKFMFAGKYKEIEGLENIDKVIAIDQKPIGRTPRSNPATYTGVFTDIRDLFANTPESKARGYKPGRFSFNVKGGRCEACSGDGIVQIEMHFLADVYVPCEVCGGKRYNEETLDIRYKGKNIYEVLEMTVEEALEFFENIPKITKKLQTLYDVGLGYMKIGQPATTLSGGEAQRIKLAKELSRTSTGKTLYILDEPTTGLHFADIKRLLEVLSRLTDAGNSVVVIEHNLDVIKTADHIIDLGPEGGDGGGQVIATGTPEEVAEAGTYTGEFLERMLNENITPYAKELVEDIGK, encoded by the coding sequence ATGGCAAACGACGATAAAAAACAAATAGTCATAAAGGGTGCACGTGAACATAATCTGCAGGATATTGATGTCAGTGTTCCACGTGACGAATTCATTGTAATTACTGGCCTTAGTGGGTCTGGAAAGTCTTCTCTTGCTTTTGATACAATTTATGCTGAAGGACAGCGTAGATATGTTGAATCATTGTCTGCCTATGCAAGACAATTTCTGGGGCAGATGAAAAAACCTGAAATGGAATCCATTGAAGGACTGTCTCCGGCTATTTCAATAGACCAGAAAACAACAAGAGAGAATCCAAGATCAACTGTTGGTACAATTACAGAAATCTATGATTATCTGAGATTATTATTTGCAAGAATAGGTATTCCTCACTGTCCGAATTGTGGACGTGAGATCTCACACCAGACACTTGGTCAAATAGGAGATGCAATCATCGAAGAGGGTGAAGGTGTAAAAATCCAGATACTGGCACCGATTGTCCGTGATAAGAAGGGCCAATTCAAGGATGTTCTTGAAGATCTTAGAAACAAGGGATTTGTAAGGGTTCGTGTTGATGGTGAAATCCGTGATTTGGATGAGGACATAAGCCTTGCAAAAACCTACAGACATGATATTGATGTCATTGTTGACAGGCTTAAAATCAGAAAGAACGTTGACTTTAAGCGCAGACTGGTTGATTCACTTGAAACAGCTTCAGAGCTGACCGAAGGATTAATCACAGTTCTGTTTGACAATGGTGAGGAATACGAGAAGAAATATTCCGAACACTTTGCATGTGTTCACTGCGGAATAAACTTCGAGGAGCTGACTCCAAGGATGTTCTCATTCAATGCTCCACAGGGGGCATGTCCTGAATGTAACGGTATAGGTTCAAAAATGGAAATTGACCCCGACTTGGTTGTTCCGGACAAATCATTGTCTTTGAGTGAAGGGGCGATTGTTCCTTGGGCAAGTTCAGCAAAAAGGGAAAACTATTATTTCCAGATGCTGGATGCCGTATCAAAGCACTTCAAGTTCAGCATGGACACACCATTCGAGGAACTTTCAAAGGAACACCAGGAAATACTTCTTTTCGGCTGTAACGAAAAAATACCATTCAATTTCAAAAGAAGAAACAAGTCTTATATGGTGAACCGTAAATTTGAGGGTGTTGTTCCAAGAATGCAAAGGCTATACTTCGAAACAAAATCAAGCTATTCAAGAAAATACCTCTCAAGGTTCATGTCTGACAGGAAGTGTCATGTCTGTGACGGTAAACGTCTAAAACCTGAAGTTTTGGCCGTAACTGTTGGTGGAAAATCAATCATTGACGTTTGTGACATGGCAATCAAGGATTCCTATCAGTTCTTCCAGGATTTGGAACTGACTGAAAGGGAAAACTTCATCGCAAAAGAAGTTTTAAAAGAAATTAAGGAACGTTTAAGCTTTTTGGTGGAAGTGGGACTTGATTATCTGTCTATGTCAAGGGCATCAGGTACATTATCCGGTGGTGAGGCCCAAAGGATTAGACTGGCCACACAAATCGGTTCTGGTCTTGTCGGTGTATTGTATATTCTTGATGAACCAAGTATCGGTTTGCACCAAAGAGACAACATCAAACTTATTGAAGCATTGAAAAGACTTAAAGACCTTGGAAATACATTGGTTGTCGTTGAACACGATGAGGAAACCATCTTATCAGCAGACCATGTGGTGGATATAGGTCCAGGTGCAGGTGAACATGGTGGTAAGGTCGTAGCTCAGGGAACACCATTGGATATCATGAACAATCCTGACTCCATTACTGGCCAATACATTTCAAGAGCACTTAAGATTGATATTCCAAAGGAAAGAAGACCTGGAAATGGTAAATTCATTAAAATCATTGGTGCTGAACAGAACAATCTCAAGGATATTGATGTTGAAATACCATTGGGCAAATTCACCTGTGTGACCGGTGTGAGTGGTTCAGGTAAAAGCAGTCTGATTAATGAAATTCTCTATAAGGGAGCACACGGTAAGCTGTCCAGGAAATTCATGTTTGCAGGCAAGTACAAGGAAATTGAAGGTTTGGAAAATATTGATAAGGTTATTGCAATTGATCAAAAGCCTATTGGAAGAACTCCTAGGTCAAACCCTGCAACATACACAGGAGTATTCACTGACATCCGTGATCTCTTTGCCAACACTCCAGAGTCAAAGGCAAGGGGTTACAAGCCTGGAAGATTCTCATTCAACGTTAAGGGTGGAAGATGTGAAGCATGTTCCGGTGACGGTATCGTTCAGATTGAAATGCACTTTTTAGCTGATGTATATGTGCCGTGTGAAGTCTGTGGCGGTAAAAGATACAACGAGGAGACATTGGATATCCGTTACAAGGGTAAGAATATTTATGAAGTTCTTGAAATGACTGTTGAGGAAGCATTGGAATTCTTTGAAAACATTCCAAAAATCACCAAAAAGCTTCAGACATTGTATGATGTTGGTTTAGGCTATATGAAGATTGGACAGCCTGCAACAACATTGTCCGGTGGGGAAGCTCAAAGGATTAAGCTTGCAAAAGAACTGTCAAGAACAAGTACAGGTAAGACTTTATATATTCTTGATGAACCGACAACCGGTCTTCACTTTGCAGACATTAAAAGGTTGTTGGAGGTTCTTTCAAGACTTACCGATGCCGGCAATTCCGTTGTTGTCATTGAACACAACCTTGATGTCATCAAGACAGCAGACCATATCATTGACCTCGGTCCTGAAGGTGGGGACGGCGGAGGTCAGGTCATTGCTACCGGAACACCTGAAGAGGTTGCGGAAGCCGGAACATACACCGGTGAGTTTTTAGAGCGTATGCTTAATGAAAACATCACTCCATATGCAAAAGAATTGGTGGAAGATATTGGAAAGTAA
- a CDS encoding DUF2193 domain-containing protein, whose protein sequence is MRELYEKMIDEAMAAQKADVAVISENRYNDFKITDAKPYADAVSGMKALDNQAESVINLHKESVKNHYEILSSITDTLQCEDDPFIEHFQTPPVLEILCEEDGDFADSVDKFIAEIANSEALIAKESIRRYGGFYGPTCVVDFALMPGSTSNVVNQILTKMDIPVHHKQGILSAKSWGMNTSYGIGDAFANAIEDGLTAAQATEKEIETLQMIYKTPIEGQGVLMDDANHSSFDVRDYMNKYKKAMTPVVKAAMDDGVHYGNIVTVPAYCVGDIGHHIGQSTYNMCKDDVTMAIIQATAGVIENSLRNNLDVFKTPFDVLKLSTGASACATEFLLELDGFTAPMVVDMLNKRFHNYVQQYPKRGAAAELHNCDFMDMIYRGFNAMSNARKMRSSAGFEIIPRIKGMEVDFTSILENEVLMNPQRYTYPACAITVRFSSLMRLADYPCLLTSEPITATMMTNIIALDKETPGSPVRGCKQCASACLADNKHEYCQWREAV, encoded by the coding sequence ATGAGAGAGTTATATGAAAAGATGATTGACGAAGCAATGGCAGCTCAAAAGGCTGACGTTGCTGTTATATCAGAAAACAGATACAATGACTTTAAAATAACTGATGCAAAACCATATGCTGATGCTGTATCTGGTATGAAAGCGTTGGACAACCAAGCAGAATCTGTAATTAACTTACACAAGGAATCTGTTAAAAACCATTATGAAATCTTGTCTTCCATTACAGACACTTTACAATGTGAAGACGACCCATTCATTGAACACTTCCAAACCCCACCTGTCCTTGAAATCTTATGCGAAGAAGATGGGGACTTTGCTGACAGTGTCGATAAATTCATTGCAGAAATTGCAAACAGTGAAGCATTAATCGCTAAAGAATCAATCAGAAGATATGGTGGATTCTACGGACCTACTTGTGTAGTGGACTTTGCATTGATGCCTGGAAGTACAAGTAATGTTGTAAACCAAATTTTAACCAAAATGGACATTCCAGTACATCACAAACAAGGTATTCTATCTGCAAAATCCTGGGGTATGAACACATCCTACGGTATCGGTGATGCATTTGCAAATGCTATTGAAGACGGCTTAACTGCTGCTCAAGCAACCGAAAAGGAAATTGAAACATTACAAATGATTTACAAAACTCCTATTGAAGGACAAGGTGTATTAATGGATGATGCAAATCATTCCTCCTTTGATGTAAGGGACTACATGAACAAGTATAAAAAGGCAATGACTCCTGTTGTAAAAGCAGCAATGGATGACGGCGTGCACTACGGTAACATTGTAACCGTGCCAGCATACTGTGTAGGGGACATTGGACACCACATCGGTCAATCCACATACAACATGTGTAAAGATGATGTGACAATGGCAATTATCCAAGCAACCGCTGGTGTAATTGAAAACTCACTTAGAAACAACCTTGACGTATTTAAAACACCATTTGACGTATTGAAACTTTCAACTGGTGCATCTGCTTGTGCAACTGAATTCTTACTTGAATTGGACGGTTTCACAGCTCCTATGGTTGTTGACATGTTGAACAAAAGATTCCACAACTACGTACAACAATATCCAAAAAGAGGCGCAGCTGCTGAACTCCACAACTGTGACTTCATGGACATGATTTACAGAGGATTCAACGCAATGAGTAACGCAAGGAAAATGAGATCTTCCGCTGGATTTGAAATAATTCCAAGAATCAAAGGTATGGAAGTTGACTTCACCTCCATCCTAGAAAATGAAGTTCTAATGAATCCACAAAGATACACCTATCCTGCATGTGCAATTACAGTAAGATTCTCATCACTTATGAGATTAGCTGACTATCCATGTCTTTTAACATCAGAACCAATTACAGCAACCATGATGACAAACATCATTGCGCTTGACAAGGAAACTCCTGGTTCTCCTGTAAGAGGATGTAAACAATGTGCTTCTGCATGTCTTGCAGACAACAAACACGAATACTGTCAATGGAGAGAAGCAGTTTAG